In Kordiimonas sp. SCSIO 12610, the following are encoded in one genomic region:
- a CDS encoding alpha/beta fold hydrolase: protein MLGELENLLKAAKESRRQEPEGATFDFVKNSDGGLNRYGLFPLPSSQINFTSKANHSAENSEEKRVENADGVAPRGTVIFIPGRTEFIEKFYEDIHMFHALGFSCAAFDLRGQGLSHRENPDRDKHYVETFDNHLSDLRQLFEEILKGENAVNLPEPYILMGHSAGSHVILRFLSEHQGYAAKAITVAPMVRVASGGAPNFILYGLPKLMISLGRGSGYIPGHTKFKTGRWGWRKKLTHDDARFEDEDYFIHNKDADLAVGGATFKWLHEALNSIDKLNAPTVPEAIDVPVLMLQAGEDQIVDNAAQTALAKRVPEIGLVRIEGAMHELLKETDDKRLLVWQSILPFLGLELSKNPDP from the coding sequence GTGTTGGGTGAGTTAGAGAATTTACTAAAAGCCGCCAAGGAAAGCAGAAGACAAGAGCCCGAGGGTGCAACCTTCGATTTTGTTAAGAATTCGGATGGTGGGCTAAACCGTTACGGATTGTTCCCACTACCGTCTAGTCAGATAAATTTCACGTCAAAGGCGAATCACTCGGCAGAAAATAGCGAGGAAAAACGGGTTGAAAATGCTGATGGTGTTGCCCCAAGGGGCACGGTCATTTTCATCCCTGGCCGGACAGAGTTCATAGAAAAATTCTATGAGGATATTCACATGTTTCATGCGCTCGGTTTTTCTTGCGCGGCGTTTGACCTGCGGGGGCAGGGGCTTTCCCACCGTGAAAACCCAGACCGCGACAAGCATTATGTTGAAACATTTGATAATCACCTAAGCGATTTGCGTCAGCTTTTTGAAGAAATTCTCAAAGGGGAAAATGCCGTAAACCTCCCAGAGCCCTATATTTTAATGGGGCATTCGGCTGGTAGCCATGTAATCCTGCGCTTCCTTAGCGAACATCAGGGCTATGCTGCAAAGGCGATAACGGTTGCACCGATGGTCCGTGTTGCAAGCGGCGGGGCGCCCAATTTTATCTTATATGGGCTGCCCAAATTGATGATTTCGCTTGGTCGCGGTTCTGGATATATTCCGGGTCATACCAAGTTTAAGACGGGCCGTTGGGGGTGGCGTAAAAAGCTAACGCATGATGACGCGCGTTTTGAGGATGAAGATTATTTTATCCATAACAAGGACGCTGATCTCGCGGTTGGCGGCGCGACCTTTAAATGGCTGCATGAGGCCTTGAACTCCATCGATAAATTAAATGCCCCAACTGTGCCTGAGGCGATTGATGTGCCTGTTTTGATGTTACAGGCAGGCGAGGATCAGATTGTCGATAATGCTGCGCAAACGGCGTTGGCAAAGCGTGTGCCCGAGATTGGCCTTGTGCGTATAGAGGGCGCGATGCATGAACTTCTTAAGGAAACTGACGATAAACGGCTTTTGGTTTGGCAATCAATTCTGCCGTTTCTTGGCCTTGAATTGTCGAAAAACCCAGATCCTTGA